In the genome of Streptomyces lydicus, the window TCGGGGGCGCCGCCCAGGGTTCCACCGAGGCCACCGGGCGCAGCCTCTTCCAGTACTGGGTGCTGCCCTTCGAGGCGCTGTCCGTGCTGCTGCTGGCCGCGCTCGTCGGGGCGATCGTGCTGTCCCGCAGGACGGGGGAGGAGCGGTCCGCCGCGGCGAGCCTGAAGAACGCCGCCTCTCCGGCCCCCGCCGCCTCTCCGGCTCCTGCTGCCTCCCGGGCCCCCGCCGCCCCCGCCCCGCGAGAGGAGCAGCGCTGATGCATCTCGTCTACCCGGCCGTCCTCGCCGTCCTCCTCTTCTGCACCGGGCTGTACGGCGTGCTCGCCCGCCGCAACGCGATCCTGGTGCTGATGTCCGTCGAGCTGATGCTCAACGCCGTCAACCTCAACCTCGTCGCCTTCGACGTCTGGCTGCGCGACACCCTGCACACCGGCCAGGCCCTCACCCTCTTCACCATCGCGATCGCCGCCGCCGAGATCGGCATCGGCCTGGCGATCGTGCTGCTCGTCTACCGCAACCGCGGCAGCTCCGACATCGACCGGCTCCGCGATCTCGCCGAGAAGACGGACGCCACGGACGGGGACCCGCAGCCGGACACCACGGCGGAGGCCGCCGCGTGACCCTCACCACCACCGCCGTTCTCGTTCCCCTCCTGCCCTTCCTCGGGGCCGTCGCCGGCCTCCTCCTGGGACGCCGTGCGCCCGGCTTCGTCCGGCCGCTGGCCGTGCTGCCGACGCTGGCCGCGGCCGTGCTCACCGTGACCGTCGCCGTCGGACAGGGCACAGGACCGGCCACCGACATCGCCACCGAGCTCACCCCGACCGGCTCGATCCCCATCGACCTGGCCCTGCACATCGACGGCTTCGCCGCGCTGATCGCCGTCCTGGTCGGTGTCGTGGCGACCTGTGTGCAGATCTACTCCACCGGCTATCTGCGCGACGACCCGCGCTACCCCTCCTACGCCGCGCTGGTCTCGCTCTTCACCTCCGCGATGCTGCTGGTCGTCTACACCGGCGACCTGATGCTGCTGCTGGTCGGCTGGGAAGTCATGGGCATCTGCTCCTACTTCCTCGTCGGCCACTACTGGGAGACCGAGGCCGCCCGCGCCGCCTCCCTCAAGGCCTTCCTCGTCACCAAGCTCGGTGACGTCCCCTTCCTCTTCGGCATCTTCGCGCTGGCCGCCGACGCCGGAACCTTCCGCATCACCGGCATCCTCGGCTCCGTCGCCGCCGGCGGCCTGGACCATCCGACGCTGATCGCACTGCTGCTGCTCGCCGGCGTCGCCGGCAAGTCGGCCCAGTTCCCGCTGCACACCTGGCTCCCCGACGCGATGGCCGGCCCGACGCCGGTCTCGGCGCTGATCCACGCCGCGACGATGGTCGCGGCCGGTGTCTATCTCGTGGCCCGTCTCCTCCCCGTCTTCGCCGCCTCCGCGGCCGCGCTGGTCGTGCTCGCCGTCATGGCCGCGCTCACCATGGTCGGCTCCGGGCTTGCCGCACTGGCCCAGGACGACATCAAGCGCGTCCTGGCCTATTCGACGGTCGGACAGCTCGGCTACATGCTCGGCGCCCTGGCCGTCGGCGACCGCGGTGCCGCCGTCTTCCACCTCATCTCGCACGGTGCGTTCAAGGCCCTCCTCTTCCTCGGCGCCGGCGTGATCATCCACGCCGCCGGCACCAACTCGCTGGCCGCCATGTCCCGGATGAGCGGCCTGGCCCGGCGCATCCCGGACGCCTACTGGACGGT includes:
- a CDS encoding NADH-quinone oxidoreductase subunit 5 family protein, which encodes MTLTTTAVLVPLLPFLGAVAGLLLGRRAPGFVRPLAVLPTLAAAVLTVTVAVGQGTGPATDIATELTPTGSIPIDLALHIDGFAALIAVLVGVVATCVQIYSTGYLRDDPRYPSYAALVSLFTSAMLLVVYTGDLMLLLVGWEVMGICSYFLVGHYWETEAARAASLKAFLVTKLGDVPFLFGIFALAADAGTFRITGILGSVAAGGLDHPTLIALLLLAGVAGKSAQFPLHTWLPDAMAGPTPVSALIHAATMVAAGVYLVARLLPVFAASAAALVVLAVMAALTMVGSGLAALAQDDIKRVLAYSTVGQLGYMLGALAVGDRGAAVFHLISHGAFKALLFLGAGVIIHAAGTNSLAAMSRMSGLARRIPDAYWTVTVALLALAAIPPFAGFFSKEAVLGAAEHAATGHAHGIPGAAGWTVLVSGLLTALLTAAYATRLWLLAFKGKGAEAPDHGPQPVAMNAVLWVLFVPTVALGLAAPFLPGWFDGRSLAPTLTTSVLGTGIALVGGLVTYAAWRHTTALAARTPLGAVVAAPDATPALAEEVAIDIHAPAYGDNAGAPDPADPGRLLLGPLQHHAAVGFHLDAVYSALFVRPVRSAATLVRFLDREVVDTYVRGAGAAPRLLGAAVRRAQTGNVQTYLAALLAGSLVLAVAAVLVATGTGA
- the nuoK gene encoding NADH-quinone oxidoreductase subunit NuoK; amino-acid sequence: MHLVYPAVLAVLLFCTGLYGVLARRNAILVLMSVELMLNAVNLNLVAFDVWLRDTLHTGQALTLFTIAIAAAEIGIGLAIVLLVYRNRGSSDIDRLRDLAEKTDATDGDPQPDTTAEAAA